Sequence from the Corallococcus sp. EGB genome:
GGGGCCGTACGTCTCCTGGAGCTGCGTCAGCGTGGGCTGGTCCGCCAGGCACGGGAAGCACCAGGTGGCCGTGAAGGACACCAGCACCACCTTGCCCGGCAGCTGCCGGGGGTCGTAGCGCGTGGGCCCCACCGACGGCAGCCACAGCGCCCGGTAGAAGGCGGGCCCGGCGTCCACCGGCCCCCCGTGGCGGCAGCCGGACACCGCGCCCGTCAGGGCCAGCGCCCCCAGCAGCACCGCGCACGCCAGCGCGCGTCGTCGCACCGGCCTCACGGGCTCAGGCCTCGGACTCCAGCGGGCCA
This genomic interval carries:
- a CDS encoding TlpA disulfide reductase family protein, translating into MRPVRRRALACAVLLGALALTGAVSGCRHGGPVDAGPAFYRALWLPSVGPTRYDPRQLPGKVVLVSFTATWCFPCLADQPTLTQLQETYGPRGFQVIAVGMDIDEGRVLGPFADHYAFPYPVLLSDERMRAGQSAFGRIRALPSTVLLDKHGRAVAAWQGIEGQADVAKAIEKLLKQD